One Longimicrobium sp. genomic window, CGTTCGCGGAAAAGCTGATCACGCTGGCCAAGCGTGGCGATCTGCACAGCAAGCGCCTCGCGGCGCGGCACATCCAGGACCGCGACGTCCTGGTGCGCCTGTTCGACCAGATCGGCCCGGTGTTCTCGGAGCGTGCGGGCGGCTACACCCGCATCCTCAAGACGGGTTCGCGCAAGGGCGACGGCGCCGAGACGGCGCTGATCGAGCTGGTGACGCGCCCCGAGGCCGCGGTGACCGCGGCGGCCGCCGCGAAGTAAGGCGGCTGTCCGCTTGGACCTGAGCCCCGCGCTTCCCCCATGGGAGGCGCGGGGCTCGTCATTTATGCGGGTCGCGCTTCCAAGCCTGTCATCCT contains:
- the rplQ gene encoding 50S ribosomal protein L17, whose translation is MRHGKKGRALGRTTEHKEALLRNMAMSLFRHGRIETTTAKAKELRPFAEKLITLAKRGDLHSKRLAARHIQDRDVLVRLFDQIGPVFSERAGGYTRILKTGSRKGDGAETALIELVTRPEAAVTAAAAAK